The Fimbriimonadaceae bacterium genome includes the window AGTGAGTAGCTTGGAGCGGGAGAAAACCGAGTACTGTTCGGTTCGCCGTTGTCGGCCTGCGGGTCCTCAGCCACTCACCCCAGTTGCTCCCTCGCAGCACCCAGCTCCAAGTCTCAGCTACTCACTCCTAGCTACTGACCCCCAGCTACTAGATCCCCTACACCTTCACGGACTTCCATCGTCCAATCTTCCACATCCAGATCGCCATTCCGCCTTGGACGGCTTGGGATGCGCTCATCGCCACCCACGCCCCAATGGCTCCGAGACCCAAGGGGAATGCCAGGATGTAAACCAATGGCAAACGCAAGAGCCATTGCCCAACTAAGGTGATCCACATCGGACGGACGGTATCGCCAGCTCCTTGCATCGCACCCGAGAAGACGATGGCATAGACAAACCAAATCTCAGTAACTGCCAGGGCTCGCAGCAAATAGGCGGCCTGGTTAGCCATCTCCTTACTGTGGACAATCATCGCCGATGTGATATTCGGGGCAAAGATAAAGATCGGGACACAGATGGCAAACGTCACCATCGCGGCATGATGTCCGGCAACCCAGCCGAGTCGTTCGGCACGGTCGGGGCGGCGCATCCCGAGGCTCTGCCCTACTAACGCCGCCGCAGCCATCGATAGGCCAAAACCAGGCATAAACATCGCCGATTCGATGGCAAACGCAGGGCGCATGGCGCCGACGGCGATTGCTCCAGCGGGGAGATTGCCGAGGATCGCCGTGAAAAGCGTGAATGAACCCGTTCTCAGGAGCGACATCGCGACCGAAGGATTCGCAATTCGGAGAATGCGTACCACCCAGTCTCGCTCGGGCATCTGAATCCGCCATGAAGCTCCCAAAGGTGTGCGGACCGTGTAGATGAGATAGGCGATTGCAGCTAGCCAAGCGCTGATCACCAAGGCCGTACTTGCTCCCATTAACCCCATGTTTGCGCCGGGGATGTGTATGCCAAGGAAGACCCCCGGAGGAAAGATCAACATGTAGT containing:
- a CDS encoding MATE family efflux transporter is translated as MQTVNALLDSAFIGHLAPTALTAYGGATPIVFTLFSLCMALAMPGTALVSRAFGAKNPEEYKKACRQVLSVGLILSLIIGVISLAFSGHIAAALLPPDSAVAQELMSRYLHTYAFGLPAFMVIQCLAGALRGIGDTKSPMVISGIQIFLHILLNYMLIFPPGVFLGIHIPGANMGLMGASTALVISAWLAAIAYLIYTVRTPLGASWRIQMPERDWVVRILRIANPSVAMSLLRTGSFTLFTAILGNLPAGAIAVGAMRPAFAIESAMFMPGFGLSMAAAALVGQSLGMRRPDRAERLGWVAGHHAAMVTFAICVPIFIFAPNITSAMIVHSKEMANQAAYLLRALAVTEIWFVYAIVFSGAMQGAGDTVRPMWITLVGQWLLRLPLVYILAFPLGLGAIGAWVAMSASQAVQGGMAIWMWKIGRWKSVKV